In one Sulfitobacter sp. LCG007 genomic region, the following are encoded:
- a CDS encoding TetR family transcriptional regulator C-terminal domain-containing protein has product MPDGAAKKPSRIQTRNRRRILEAALEVFSQHGYRGATLDQIATEAGLSKPNLLYYFEGKDQIHVTLLNRLMDAWLDPLRALDPDGEPLTEILRYVRRKVEMAREMPRESRLFAGEIIQGAPRIGPHLESELRPLFDEKCNLIGSWMEAGHLRPVDPRHLVFSIWATTQHYADFSAQVEVLMSDATAVRSHPEDYLVTLFTRLLKP; this is encoded by the coding sequence TTGCCAGACGGTGCCGCGAAGAAACCGAGCCGGATCCAGACCCGCAACAGACGGCGGATACTGGAGGCGGCGCTCGAGGTTTTCTCCCAGCACGGCTATCGCGGGGCCACGCTCGACCAGATCGCCACCGAAGCAGGACTGAGCAAACCCAACCTGCTCTATTATTTCGAGGGCAAGGACCAGATCCACGTCACGCTGCTCAACCGGCTGATGGATGCCTGGCTCGACCCGCTGCGCGCGCTCGATCCGGACGGAGAGCCGTTGACCGAGATCCTGCGATACGTCCGCCGCAAGGTCGAGATGGCCCGCGAAATGCCACGCGAAAGCCGGCTCTTCGCGGGCGAGATCATCCAGGGCGCGCCACGCATCGGACCGCATCTTGAGTCCGAGTTGCGGCCGCTGTTCGATGAGAAATGCAACCTGATCGGAAGCTGGATGGAGGCGGGCCACCTGCGCCCGGTCGATCCGCGCCATCTGGTGTTCTCGATCTGGGCCACAACGCAGCACTACGCCGACTTTTCGGCCCAGGTCGAGGTGCTGATGTCGGATGCGACCGCCGTTCGATCACACCCGGAAGACTATCTCGTCACGCTCTTCACGCGACTGCTTAAGCCATGA